The following proteins come from a genomic window of Phacochoerus africanus isolate WHEZ1 chromosome 9, ROS_Pafr_v1, whole genome shotgun sequence:
- the LOC125136559 gene encoding putative olfactory receptor 2B3 yields the protein MNRANESSSKEFILLGFSDKPWLQTPLLVLLLTSYATTIFGNVSIMMVCILDPKLHTPMYFFLTNLSILDLCYTTSTVPHMLKNICQNKKTISYGGCVAQLIIFLALGATGCLLLAVMSFDRYVAICRPLRYVVIMNPWFCFKMIAFSWLTGFSNSVLQSSLTLNMPRCGHQEVDHFFCEVPALLKLSCADTKPIVSELFFFSVLILLIPVTLILISYGFIAQAVLRIRSAEGRRKAFGTCGSHMVVVSLFFGTGIYMYLQPPSSTSKDWGKMVSLFYGIFTPMLNPLIYSLRNKDMKEAFKRLQLLTFSIRNKCSIVTTIF from the coding sequence ATGAATCGGGCAAACGAGAGCTCCTCAAAAGAGTTCATACTACTTGGCTTCTCAGACAAGCCCTGGCTACAAACGCCCCTTTTGGTGCTCCTATTAACATCATACGCAACCACCATCTTTGGCAATGTGTCCATCATGATGGTGTGCATTCTGGATCCCAAGCTTCACACtcccatgtatttctttctcacaAACCTCTCCATATTAGATCTCTGTTACACCACGAGCACCGTCCCTCATATGTTGAAAAACATTTGTCAGAACAAAAAGACCATCAGTTATGGTGGCTGTGTGGCCCAGCTCATCATCTTCCTGGCTCTGGGTGCTACGGGGTGTCTCCTCCTGGCTGTTATGTCCTTTGACAGATACGTGGCCATTTGCAGACCCCTCCGCTACGTAGTCATCATGAACCCCTGGTTCTGCTTCAAGATGATAGCCTTCTCCTGGCTCACTGGCTTCAGCAACTCAGTGTTGCAGTCCTCCTTGACCCTTAACATGCCTCGCTGTGGTCATCAGGAAGTGGACCACTTTTTCTGTGAGGTTCCTGCCCTTCTCAAGCTGTCATGTGCTGACACAAAGCCTATTGTCTCCGAGCTCtttttcttcagtgtgttaattCTGCTAATTCCAGTGACATTGATCCTCATCTCCTATGGCTTCATAGCTCAAGCAGTATTGAGAATCAGGTCAGCCGAAGGACGGCGAAAAGCTTTCGGAACGTGTGGGTCTCACATGGTtgtggtctctctcttttttggaacAGGCATTTACATGTATCTACAACCACCTTCTTCCACTTCTAAGGACTGGGGAAAGATGGTTTCCCTTTTCTATGGGATATTCACACCCATGTTGAACCCTCTCATCTATAGCCTTAGAAATAAAGATATGAAAGAGGCCTTCAAGAGGCTgcaattattaacattttctatAAGAAATAAGTGTTCCATTGTGACAACAATCTTCTGA
- the LOC125136368 gene encoding putative olfactory receptor 2B3 has product MNRANESSSKEFILLGFSDKPWLQTPLLVLLLTSYATTIFGNVSIMMVCILDPKLHTPMYFFLTNLSILDLCYTTSTVPHMLKNICQNKKTISYGGCVAQLIIFLALGATECLLLAVMSFDRYVAICRPLRYVVIMNPWFCFKMIAFSWLTGFSNSVLQSSLTLNMPRCGHQEVDHFFCEVPALLKLSCADTKPIVSELFFFSVLILLIPVTLILISYGFIAQAVLRIRSAEGRRKAFGTCGSHMVVVSLFFGTGIYMYLQPPSSTSKDWGKMVSLFYGIFTPMLNPLIYSLRNKDMKEAFKRMMSIIFFYKK; this is encoded by the coding sequence ATGAATCGGGCAAACGAGAGCTCCTCAAAAGAGTTCATACTACTTGGCTTCTCAGACAAGCCCTGGCTACAAACGCCCCTTTTGGTGCTCCTATTAACATCATACGCAACCACCATCTTTGGCAATGTGTCCATCATGATGGTGTGCATTCTGGATCCCAAGCTTCACACtcccatgtatttctttctcacaAACCTCTCCATATTAGATCTCTGTTACACCACGAGCACCGTCCCTCATATGTTGAAAAACATTTGTCAGAACAAAAAGACCATCAGTTATGGTGGCTGTGTGGCCCAGCTCATCATCTTCCTGGCTCTGGGTGCTACGGAGTGTCTCCTCCTGGCTGTTATGTCCTTTGACAGATACGTGGCCATTTGCAGACCCCTCCGCTACGTAGTCATCATGAACCCCTGGTTCTGCTTCAAGATGATAGCCTTCTCCTGGCTCACTGGCTTCAGCAACTCAGTGTTGCAGTCCTCCTTGACCCTTAACATGCCTCGCTGTGGTCATCAGGAAGTGGACCACTTTTTCTGTGAGGTTCCTGCCCTTCTCAAGCTGTCATGTGCTGACACAAAGCCTATTGTCTCCGAGCTCtttttcttcagtgtgttaattCTGCTAATTCCAGTGACATTGATCCTCATCTCCTATGGCTTCATAGCTCAAGCAGTATTGAGAATCAGGTCAGCCGAAGGACGGCGAAAAGCTTTCGGAACGTGTGGGTCTCACATGGTtgtggtctctctcttttttggaacAGGCATTTACATGTATCTACAACCACCTTCTTCCACTTCTAAGGACTGGGGAAAGATGGTTTCCCTTTTCTATGGGATATTCACACCCATGTTGAACCCTCTCATCTATAGCCTTAGAAATAAAGATATGAAAGAGGCCTTCAAGAGGATGATGTCAATAATCTTTTTCTATAAGAAATGA